A DNA window from Procambarus clarkii isolate CNS0578487 chromosome 75, FALCON_Pclarkii_2.0, whole genome shotgun sequence contains the following coding sequences:
- the LOC138357025 gene encoding proline-rich protein 36-like, producing MQPRPRCNPALDATPPKMQPRSGCNPAQDATPPKMQPRSGCNPAQDATPLWMQPRPRCNPAQDATPLWMQPRPRCNPALDATPLWMQPRSGCNPALDATPLWMQPRSGCNPALDATPPKMQPRPRCNPALDATPPKMQPRSGCNPALDATPPKMQPRSGCNPTLDATPPKMQPRPRCNPALDATPPKMQPRSGCNPAQDATPLWMQPRSRCNPALDATPPKMQPRSGCNPALDATPLWMQPRSGCNPAQDATPLKMQPRSRCI from the coding sequence ATGCAACCccgcccaagatgcaaccccgcTCTGGATGCAACCccgcccaagatgcaaccccgcTCTGGATGCAACCCCGCCCAAGATGCTACCccgcccaagatgcaaccccgcTCTGGATGCAACCccgcccaagatgcaaccccgcTCTGGATGCAACCccgcccaagatgcaaccccgcccaagatgcaaccccgcTCTGGATGCAACCccgcccaagatgcaaccccgcTCTGGATGCAACCCCGCTCTGGATGCAACCCCGCTCTGGATGCAACCCCGCTCTGGATGCAACCCCGCTCTGGATGCAACCCCGCTCTGGATGCAACCCCGCTCTGGATGCAACCccgcccaagatgcaaccccgcccaagatgcaaccccgcTCTGGATGCAACCccgcccaagatgcaaccccgcTCTGGATGCAACCCCGCTCTGGATGCAACCccgcccaagatgcaaccccgcTCTGGATGCAACCCCACTCTGGATGCAACCccgcccaagatgcaaccccgcccaagatgcaaccccgcTCTGGATGCAACCccgcccaagatgcaaccccgcTCTGGATGCAACCccgcccaagatgcaaccccgcTCTGGATGCAACCCCGCTCAAGATGCAACCCCGCTCTGGATGCAACCccgcccaagatgcaaccccgcTCTGGATGCAACCCCGCTCTGGATGCAACCCCGCTCTGGATGCAACCCCGCTCTGGATGCAACCCCGCTCAAGATGCAACCCCGCTCAAGATGCAACCCCGCTCAAGATGCATCTAA